The genomic interval CCGTATCTGTCCATGTCAGTAACTGCAGCGTGCCATCCGTTGTAATTGGCCGGGACGCATCCGTCACCTGACCATTAAATTTTGCGGCCAAAACTTTACGTGCCAATCCCTCGCTGATGGATTTGGCAACATCCATTGCAGTTACTCCTGCTTCATACTGACGAACTGCGCCATCCGGTAATGTAATGTTGATCATACGATTTGAGCTGTTAACCTACAGCTATTGCTGTGTTGCTTTTATATTGATTTTAAATAGCCTGTAAAATCGGCTTGCGAAGTTAAGAAAAATGACGGCATTTTTGTATATCAAATGTAATGGCCCTCACTGCATTCTTACCTCATGTGGCTTTCTTAATAGCGTAAACTGTCTGTAACCTCCACACAGCCCAGCATTCCGTTACCAAAGTAAGGATTTTGCCGCTTGCTGCTCCTGCTGAGCCAGTAGGCGCCCCGGTCATTGAATGCCATGGGGCAATATTGCCGGTAAACGGTCTTTCCCTTCAGTCCTGTGGCCTGGATAATGTCGTACAACATATCGGAGACCGCTTCAAAACCGGCTCTTTTCCCTTCCAGGTCCTTTTCTCCCAACAACCCCGTCAGCTCGGCACTGATACTGCCCGTAGCGGTCCGGATAGCGCCCAGTTTTGCGGAATCCATCTGCAGTGTGCCCAGTGGAAGGCTATCTATATGCTGCCGCAGGATGGCAGCCCATTTGTCGGTGTAGGTAGCATTGCCCTGCGACAGGCCATCGGTCAGGTCATAATAGGCATCCATGGTTGTTTGCAGTGAATCATAGAATTCGGTGGCATAGGGGGCCTTCAGCGGACCATTGTCTGCCTGTGTGGCGACAGGCGCCTTGGCGGCTTCATTGCAGGCAAGGAATGCGGTGATAACCAGAATTATAGCTGACCTCATGTTTTATTTTGCTTTTGCGTCCAAAGATAATCGAAACAGTCGATAGAACTGCTCACCAGACTATGGACTCTCCTCTAAAAGCACTACCTTTGCACCTTCAATTTAATTTAGCAATGCTAATCGCACTACAGGATATAACTTTTGAGTTTGGCGCAAGGGCCATCGTTGAAAACGCTTCATGGCATATAGTACCGGGCGACCGTGTGGGTCTGATCGGATTGAATGGTACCGGTAAATCTACCATCTTACGCGTGATCAACGGCGAGTACACTGTTTCGAAAGGAAGTGTCAACAAGATCAAAAACCTCTCCCTCGGGTTCTTCAACCAGGACCTGCTCAGCTTTGAATCTGACGAATCTATCCTGAATGTGGGCATGACCGCCTTTGAGCAGGCCATCAAACTGGAAAAAGAACTGGAGCGCATCACTAAAGAACTGGAAACGAACGAAGAAGAAGCCCTTCTCATGGAATACGCTGATAAGCTCCATGAATTTGAGGCCCTCGACGGTTACAATATGCGTCATAAGACCGCCCAGGTACTGGAAGGCCTCGGTTTCTCCACAGCCGACCTGGATCGCCCCTACAGCCAATTCTCCGGGGGCTGGCGCATGCGTGTGCTGCTGGCCAAACTGATCCTGCAGCAACCGGATGTGCTCATGCTCGATGAACCGACCAACCACCTTGACCTCCCTTCCATCGAATGGCTGGAGAAATATCTTCAGAGCTACAATGGCGCTGTGATCATCGTATCGCACGACCGTTATTTCCTGGACAGAATGGTCAACAAAATAGTAGAACTCTACCAGCAGCAGTTACACCACTATGCGGGTAACTACGAAGACTACGAACAGGAAAAGGACCTGCGCCGTGAAATGCAGCAGCGTGCCTACGAAAATCAGCAGGACTATATCCGCCAGCAGGAACGCTTTATCGAGCGCTTTAAGGCCAAAGCATCCAAGGCCGCGCAGGCACAGAGTATTGCCAAACGCCTCGACAAACTGGAAAGAGTGGAACAGGTAGACAATGGTCCATCCAAGATCCGTATCAACTTCACCCCTGACAGGATACCCGGTAAGATCATCACTACACTGAACAACGTAACCAAACGTTTCGGTAAGCTCACCATCCTCGAAGGAGCCAGCGCTGAGATCAACCGCGGCGACAAAATAGCCCTGATCGGTGCCAACGGTAAAGGTAAATCCACCCTGCTCCGTGTAATAGCAGGAACAGAACCAATGGAAGGCGAGCGTATCGGCGGACATAACGTCGTACCCAGCTTCTACGCCCAGCACCAGCTGGAAAGCCTGGACCTGAACAGCGAGATCCTGGACGAACTGAAAAACTTCGGTAGCGGCCGTACAGAAATGGAGCTCCGCGCCCTTCTGGGTTGCTTCCTCTTTACAGGAGATGACGTTTACAAGAAGATCAAGATACTGTCCGGAGGTGAAAAAGCCCGCGTAGCACTGGCGAAAACCATTATCAGCCAGGCCAACTTCCTCCTGCTGGATGAGCCTACGAACCACCTGGATATGAACTCCGTACAGATGCTGATTGATGCATTGTCGCAGTACGACGGTACCTACGTACTGGTATCCCACGACCGTTACTTCGTGAGCCAGACAGCCAACAAGATCTGGGAGATCGTAGACGGAAAGATCAAGGAATTCAAGGGCACCTATGCCGAATGGGAAGAGTATAAAAAGCGTCAGGCTGAAAA from Chitinophaga filiformis carries:
- a CDS encoding DUF3347 domain-containing protein, which gives rise to MRSAIILVITAFLACNEAAKAPVATQADNGPLKAPYATEFYDSLQTTMDAYYDLTDGLSQGNATYTDKWAAILRQHIDSLPLGTLQMDSAKLGAIRTATGSISAELTGLLGEKDLEGKRAGFEAVSDMLYDIIQATGLKGKTVYRQYCPMAFNDRGAYWLSRSSKRQNPYFGNGMLGCVEVTDSLRY
- a CDS encoding ABC-F family ATP-binding cassette domain-containing protein is translated as MLIALQDITFEFGARAIVENASWHIVPGDRVGLIGLNGTGKSTILRVINGEYTVSKGSVNKIKNLSLGFFNQDLLSFESDESILNVGMTAFEQAIKLEKELERITKELETNEEEALLMEYADKLHEFEALDGYNMRHKTAQVLEGLGFSTADLDRPYSQFSGGWRMRVLLAKLILQQPDVLMLDEPTNHLDLPSIEWLEKYLQSYNGAVIIVSHDRYFLDRMVNKIVELYQQQLHHYAGNYEDYEQEKDLRREMQQRAYENQQDYIRQQERFIERFKAKASKAAQAQSIAKRLDKLERVEQVDNGPSKIRINFTPDRIPGKIITTLNNVTKRFGKLTILEGASAEINRGDKIALIGANGKGKSTLLRVIAGTEPMEGERIGGHNVVPSFYAQHQLESLDLNSEILDELKNFGSGRTEMELRALLGCFLFTGDDVYKKIKILSGGEKARVALAKTIISQANFLLLDEPTNHLDMNSVQMLIDALSQYDGTYVLVSHDRYFVSQTANKIWEIVDGKIKEFKGTYAEWEEYKKRQAENARQLASADKSANDVKKKDIKNERPANNNATNNSGNNNNNSNNGNNNNKNAGNTSNNNNSQQKNAPIDKEKQKELQKHKRQFQQLEEQLARLNEKKAALETSMNDPQTYSDKKRFQQLESEYALLGKELKQVNEDYEKAFEKLMELEG